Proteins encoded together in one Sphingomonas radiodurans window:
- a CDS encoding glycoside hydrolase family 15 protein — MTATLDLWPIGNCQVSALVDRAGRFVWGCTPRVDGDPAFCSLLDDKPAAGTDAFGFWEIDIDSPAATTQYYLRNTPILVTRHEDVHGNAIEVIDFCPRFKRNARMYRPVAFVRIVRPVAGSPRIRVRLRPAVRWGERGARTTRGSNHIRYLLDDSVLRLSTTAPVGWIEDERLFRVERPLHFFLGPDESFSDDLAVSLETMLDRTVDEWRHWVRGLATPYEWQEAVIRSAITLKLCQHEETGAIVAALTTSIPEHAGSQRNWDYRYCWVRDAYYTVQALNRLGALDVLEGYLEYLRNIVDNATGGHIQPLYGVGGEATLIEREAPALSGYRGMGPVRVGNQAYEQIQHDAYGQIVLSNAQAFFDHRLLRVAGVDDFKALEPVGERAWEKYDQPDAGLWELRTKSHVHTYSAAMCWAACDRLANAAEALGLSDRRDFWRARADTMRERIETASWRPDSQRVSATFGGDDLDASLLQLLDLRFLAPDDPRFRRTLDAVEGGLRRGSHMLRYATEDDFGLPHTAFNVCTFWLIEALHFTGRDGDARVLFEEMLSRCTPAGLLSEDIDPVSGELWGNYPQTYSLVGMINCAVLLSKPWSAIR, encoded by the coding sequence ATGACCGCGACACTGGACCTCTGGCCGATCGGCAATTGCCAGGTTTCGGCGCTCGTCGATCGGGCGGGACGCTTCGTGTGGGGCTGCACCCCGCGCGTCGATGGCGACCCGGCGTTCTGTTCGCTGCTCGACGACAAGCCGGCGGCGGGCACGGATGCGTTCGGCTTCTGGGAGATCGATATCGATTCACCCGCAGCAACGACGCAATATTATCTGCGCAATACGCCGATCCTCGTCACGCGGCACGAGGACGTTCACGGCAACGCGATCGAGGTGATCGACTTCTGCCCGCGCTTCAAGCGCAACGCGCGGATGTATCGCCCGGTCGCGTTCGTGCGGATCGTGCGGCCGGTAGCGGGCAGCCCGCGGATCCGCGTGCGCCTGCGGCCCGCGGTGCGGTGGGGCGAGCGCGGCGCCAGGACGACGCGCGGGTCGAACCACATCCGCTACCTGCTCGACGATAGCGTGCTGCGGCTCTCGACGACCGCACCGGTCGGCTGGATCGAGGACGAGCGGCTGTTCCGCGTCGAGCGCCCGCTGCACTTCTTCCTCGGGCCGGACGAAAGCTTTTCCGATGATCTGGCGGTCTCGCTCGAGACGATGCTCGATCGGACTGTCGATGAGTGGCGGCATTGGGTGCGTGGGCTCGCCACGCCGTACGAGTGGCAGGAAGCGGTGATCCGATCGGCGATCACGCTGAAGCTGTGCCAGCACGAGGAGACCGGCGCGATCGTCGCCGCGCTCACCACATCGATCCCCGAACATGCCGGGTCGCAGCGCAACTGGGACTATCGTTACTGCTGGGTGCGCGACGCTTATTATACCGTGCAGGCGCTTAACCGGTTGGGCGCGCTCGACGTGCTGGAGGGATATCTCGAATATCTTCGCAACATCGTCGACAATGCCACCGGCGGCCATATCCAGCCGCTGTACGGCGTCGGCGGCGAGGCGACGCTGATCGAGCGCGAGGCGCCGGCGCTGAGCGGCTATCGCGGGATGGGGCCGGTGCGGGTCGGCAACCAGGCGTATGAGCAGATCCAGCACGACGCCTACGGCCAGATCGTGTTGTCGAATGCGCAGGCGTTCTTCGATCACCGGCTGTTGCGGGTTGCCGGGGTTGACGACTTCAAGGCGCTCGAGCCGGTCGGCGAGCGCGCCTGGGAAAAGTACGACCAGCCCGACGCGGGATTGTGGGAGCTGCGCACCAAGAGCCATGTCCACACCTATTCGGCGGCGATGTGCTGGGCGGCGTGCGATCGGCTGGCGAATGCGGCTGAGGCACTCGGGCTGTCGGATCGGCGCGACTTCTGGCGCGCGCGGGCGGATACGATGCGCGAGCGGATCGAAACCGCGTCGTGGCGGCCCGACAGCCAGCGCGTGTCGGCGACGTTCGGTGGCGACGATCTCGACGCGAGCCTGCTGCAGTTGCTCGACCTGCGCTTTCTGGCGCCCGATGATCCGCGCTTCCGCCGCACGCTCGACGCGGTCGAGGGCGGGCTGCGACGTGGGTCGCATATGCTGCGCTATGCGACGGAAGACGATTTCGGACTGCCGCACACGGCGTTCAACGTCTGCACTTTCTGGCTGATCGAGGCGCTGCATTTCACCGGGCGCGACGGCGATGCGCGGGTGCTGTTCGAGGAAATGCTGTCGCGCTGCACGCCGGCCGGGCTGCTGTCCGAGGATATCGATCCGGTAAGCGGCGAATTGTGGGGCAACTATCCGCAGACCTATTCGCTGGTGGGGATGATCAACTGCGCCGTCCTGCTGAGTAAACCGTGGAGTGCGATCCGTTGA
- the otsB gene encoding trehalose-phosphatase, with product MASSPPSRATPPSLQADRHCLLLDFDGTLVEIVDRPDAVVVDEALARLLERLVGTFAGRVALVSGRSVAQIEGFLGATAAGIAVVGSHGAELRLGGHRVDAERPTALVEAERALDAAFAGVEGVVIEVKSLGVAVHYRLAPRHEAEARRLAEQFVGVGNLVIQEGKMMVELRVGGRDKGSGIAALLEKAPFAGHLPVFLGDDVTDEAGFVAVAERGGFGVLVGAERTSAARFRLPDVAAVRGWLGAAA from the coding sequence ATGGCTTCATCCCCACCATCGCGCGCGACCCCGCCGTCGCTTCAGGCCGATCGCCACTGCCTGCTGCTCGATTTCGACGGGACGCTGGTCGAGATCGTCGATCGGCCGGATGCGGTGGTGGTGGACGAGGCGCTCGCGCGGCTGCTCGAGCGGCTGGTTGGAACATTTGCGGGGCGGGTGGCCTTGGTCAGCGGCCGGTCGGTGGCGCAGATCGAGGGGTTCCTCGGGGCCACGGCGGCGGGAATTGCGGTGGTCGGCAGCCATGGTGCGGAGTTGCGGCTCGGCGGCCATCGTGTCGATGCAGAGCGACCTACCGCGCTGGTCGAGGCGGAGCGGGCGCTCGACGCGGCGTTTGCGGGCGTCGAAGGCGTGGTGATCGAGGTCAAGTCGCTCGGCGTTGCGGTTCATTATCGCCTGGCGCCGCGGCATGAGGCAGAGGCGCGGCGATTGGCCGAGCAGTTCGTCGGCGTTGGCAATTTGGTGATCCAGGAGGGCAAGATGATGGTCGAGCTTCGCGTTGGCGGGCGTGACAAGGGGAGCGGGATCGCTGCGCTGCTAGAAAAAGCACCGTTTGCCGGGCATTTGCCCGTCTTCCTGGGCGACGACGTGACCGACGAGGCCGGGTTCGTGGCGGTTGCCGAGCGGGGTGGTTTTGGGGTGCTGGTCGGGGCTGAGCGCACCTCGGCGGCACGGTTTCGGCTGCCAGATGTGGCTGCGGTGCGCGGCTGGTTGGGGGCAGCGGCATGA
- a CDS encoding branched-chain amino acid aminotransferase, with protein sequence MPFAFVPNAAPIPASERAARIADPGFGRVFTDHMATIRWSDDKGWHEPTITARTTLTVDPATAVLHYAQEIFEGLKAYRHDDGGIALFRPDANAQRFRDSARRMAMPELPDDLFIGSIEALVKADADWIPSIDGGSLYLRPFMIASEVFLGVKPAAEYLYMVLASSAGSYWKGGVRPISLWVSHDYTRAAPGGTGAAKCGGNYATSLVAQSEAMRRGCDQVVFLDATERRWIEELGGMNIFFVFDDGSIQTPPLTGTILPGITRASILQLARDAGLSVREELYSIDQWREDAASGRLTESFACGTAAVVTPIASVAGPDYGFTIGSGGTGQTTQRFLDQLGAIQRGRAPDPYGWLHPIV encoded by the coding sequence GTGCCTTTCGCCTTCGTGCCCAACGCCGCGCCGATCCCCGCCAGCGAGCGCGCGGCGCGGATCGCCGATCCGGGCTTCGGCCGTGTTTTCACCGATCATATGGCGACGATCCGGTGGAGCGACGACAAGGGCTGGCATGAACCGACGATCACGGCGCGCACGACGCTGACGGTCGATCCGGCGACGGCGGTGCTGCATTATGCGCAGGAGATTTTCGAGGGGCTGAAGGCCTATCGCCACGACGATGGCGGGATCGCGCTGTTCCGCCCCGACGCTAATGCACAGCGCTTTCGCGATTCGGCGCGGCGGATGGCGATGCCCGAGCTGCCCGATGATCTCTTCATCGGCTCGATCGAGGCGCTGGTGAAGGCAGATGCCGACTGGATCCCATCGATCGACGGCGGATCGCTTTATCTGCGTCCGTTCATGATCGCTAGCGAAGTGTTCCTGGGCGTGAAGCCTGCGGCGGAATATCTCTACATGGTGCTCGCCTCGTCGGCGGGTTCGTACTGGAAGGGCGGCGTGCGGCCGATTTCCTTATGGGTGAGCCACGATTACACGCGCGCGGCGCCCGGCGGCACGGGCGCTGCGAAATGCGGCGGCAATTACGCGACCAGTCTCGTGGCGCAGTCCGAAGCGATGCGTCGCGGCTGCGACCAGGTGGTGTTCCTCGATGCGACTGAGCGCCGCTGGATCGAGGAACTCGGCGGCATGAACATCTTCTTTGTGTTCGATGACGGATCGATCCAGACGCCGCCGCTGACGGGCACGATCCTGCCCGGCATCACCCGCGCTTCGATCCTGCAGCTCGCGCGCGATGCTGGGCTCAGCGTGCGCGAGGAACTCTATTCGATCGACCAATGGCGCGAGGATGCCGCGAGCGGCCGGCTGACCGAGAGCTTCGCATGCGGCACGGCGGCGGTGGTGACGCCGATCGCCTCGGTCGCGGGGCCGGACTATGGCTTCACGATCGGCAGCGGCGGCACGGGGCAGACGACGCAGCGCTTCCTCGATCAGCTCGGCGCGATCCAGCGCGGCCGCGCGCCCGATCCGTATGGCTGGCTTCATCCGATCGTGTGA
- a CDS encoding MarR family transcriptional regulator — translation MAAPTSSASPLFLREPEIRRGLELLYFGNAHVTRSIDHGLARRGLGRAHHRALYFIARKPDMAVSDLLALLGITKQSLGRVLGELTERGLVEARPGERDRRQRLLRLTEAGSAFEAELYDALRERLAAAYSKAGQGAVSGFWAVLEGLIPDEEIERVEALRG, via the coding sequence ATGGCTGCCCCGACGTCCTCCGCCTCCCCGCTTTTCCTGCGTGAACCCGAGATTCGGCGTGGGCTGGAGCTGCTGTATTTCGGCAATGCGCACGTCACGCGCTCGATCGATCACGGGCTGGCGCGGCGCGGATTGGGGCGCGCGCACCACCGCGCGCTGTACTTCATCGCGCGCAAGCCGGACATGGCGGTGTCTGATCTGCTGGCGCTGCTCGGGATCACCAAACAGTCGCTCGGCCGCGTACTCGGCGAGCTGACCGAGCGCGGGCTGGTCGAAGCGCGGCCGGGCGAGCGCGATCGGCGGCAGCGGCTGCTGCGTCTCACCGAAGCGGGAAGCGCGTTCGAGGCCGAACTGTACGATGCCCTGCGCGAGCGTCTGGCTGCGGCCTATTCCAAGGCCGGCCAGGGCGCGGTGAGCGGCTTCTGGGCAGTGCTCGAGGGGCTGATCCCCGACGAAGAAATCGAGCGCGTCGAAGCGCTGCGGGGTTAG
- the proC gene encoding pyrroline-5-carboxylate reductase codes for MMLPTAQWPESLWLVGCGNMGGAMLRGWIAAGMAAEAVTVIDPGAPVVPSGVRVLDTPPGEAAPEVLVLAVKPQLLDAVAPSLAAVRPALLLSILAGVEEETLATRIPAESVVRAMPNLPVAIGKGVTALHAATATPAARTTAEALVTPLGAVEWISGEALFDAVTALSGCGPGFVFRFIDALAQAGAALGLPADQAARLALATVEGSAAMAAGAGEEPAVLADRVASPGGSTREGLNVLDRDGALNALLAATLAASRDRNAELAAIARTAASS; via the coding sequence ATGATGCTGCCGACGGCGCAGTGGCCGGAGTCGTTATGGCTCGTCGGTTGCGGCAACATGGGTGGTGCGATGCTGCGCGGCTGGATTGCCGCCGGGATGGCGGCCGAGGCAGTGACGGTGATCGATCCCGGTGCGCCGGTGGTGCCGAGCGGCGTGCGCGTGCTGGATACGCCGCCGGGCGAGGCAGCGCCCGAGGTGCTGGTGCTCGCGGTGAAGCCGCAGTTGCTCGATGCGGTGGCGCCGTCCCTCGCAGCGGTGCGACCGGCGCTGCTGCTATCGATCCTCGCCGGGGTGGAGGAAGAGACGCTGGCGACGCGCATCCCGGCGGAATCGGTGGTACGTGCGATGCCCAATCTGCCGGTCGCGATCGGCAAGGGCGTGACCGCGCTGCATGCCGCCACCGCGACGCCGGCAGCGCGCACGACCGCCGAGGCGCTGGTGACGCCGCTGGGTGCGGTCGAATGGATTTCGGGCGAGGCGCTGTTCGACGCCGTCACGGCCTTGTCGGGGTGCGGGCCGGGCTTCGTATTCCGCTTCATCGATGCGTTGGCGCAGGCGGGCGCGGCGCTCGGCTTGCCGGCGGATCAGGCGGCGCGGCTTGCACTCGCGACGGTCGAAGGCTCCGCGGCGATGGCGGCTGGGGCAGGGGAAGAGCCTGCCGTGCTGGCCGACCGTGTCGCGAGCCCCGGCGGCTCGACGCGTGAGGGGCTCAACGTACTCGACCGCGATGGCGCGCTGAACGCGTTGCTGGCGGCGACGCTGGCGGCGAGCCGCGATCGCAATGCCGAACTGGCAGCGATCGCGCGCACGGCCGCGAGTAGCTAA
- a CDS encoding type III secretion system chaperone family protein: MMLDEADQDDEPEAPLDMLESYFSAHGWTYERHEEEITATVKGSWTEYELRALWRDEDGVLQFLAFPDVKVAEHSRPAIYEAIGLANEQLWLGHFELWSSSGILLYRHAALIDQDEDEEATLSLDAAQLLIETAIDECERFYPVFQFVLWGGKTPREAIAAALIETQGEA, encoded by the coding sequence ATGATGCTCGACGAAGCCGACCAGGACGACGAACCCGAAGCGCCGCTCGATATGCTCGAGAGCTATTTCTCCGCGCACGGCTGGACTTACGAGCGGCACGAGGAAGAGATCACCGCGACCGTCAAGGGCAGCTGGACGGAGTATGAGCTGCGTGCCCTGTGGCGCGACGAGGATGGCGTGCTGCAGTTCCTCGCCTTCCCAGACGTGAAGGTGGCGGAGCATTCGCGCCCTGCGATCTACGAGGCGATCGGTCTCGCGAACGAGCAATTGTGGCTCGGCCATTTCGAATTGTGGTCGTCGAGCGGCATCCTGCTGTACCGTCATGCCGCGCTAATCGACCAGGACGAGGACGAAGAGGCGACCCTGTCGCTCGATGCCGCGCAACTGCTGATCGAGACGGCGATCGACGAGTGCGAGCGCTTCTACCCGGTGTTCCAGTTCGTACTGTGGGGCGGCAAGACGCCGCGCGAGGCAATTGCCGCCGCTCTGATCGAAACCCAAGGCGAGGCATGA
- a CDS encoding accessory factor UbiK family protein codes for MQSENRMFDDLVKLVNGAAGTVAGVGREAQAGARDRAREWIGGLDFVSREEFEVVKAMAVAARDEADALRARLDVLEAKQQG; via the coding sequence ATGCAATCCGAAAACCGGATGTTCGACGATCTGGTGAAGCTGGTGAACGGCGCCGCCGGCACCGTGGCAGGCGTTGGCCGCGAGGCGCAGGCCGGCGCGCGCGATCGTGCGCGCGAATGGATCGGCGGGCTCGATTTCGTCAGCCGTGAGGAATTTGAGGTGGTGAAGGCCATGGCCGTTGCCGCGCGCGACGAAGCCGATGCATTGCGCGCCCGGCTCGATGTACTCGAGGCGAAGCAGCAGGGCTGA
- a CDS encoding TspO/MBR family protein produces MSLARWALVCVPLVVLLGFLSSRSVPTGNDNRWYSALVKPALTPPDWLFPVAWSTFYIMIGFALAMILNARGARGRGLAVALFAGQLGLNLAWSPLFFGAHLVGWALLTIVGMLLLSIATTFQFARIRRTAAWLMVPYLVWLSFATGLNWRIGQLNPDAETLVPGARTSQVIG; encoded by the coding sequence ATGTCGCTCGCACGCTGGGCGCTCGTGTGCGTGCCGCTGGTGGTGCTGTTGGGCTTCCTGTCGAGTCGGAGCGTGCCGACCGGCAACGATAACCGCTGGTACTCAGCGTTGGTAAAACCAGCACTCACGCCGCCGGACTGGCTTTTCCCGGTCGCCTGGTCGACCTTTTACATCATGATCGGGTTCGCGCTGGCAATGATCCTCAATGCGCGCGGCGCACGTGGGCGGGGGCTGGCGGTGGCGCTGTTCGCGGGGCAACTGGGGCTGAACCTTGCCTGGTCGCCCCTGTTCTTCGGCGCGCATCTGGTCGGCTGGGCGTTGCTGACCATCGTGGGCATGCTGCTGCTGTCGATCGCCACAACGTTCCAATTCGCGCGCATCCGGCGCACCGCGGCGTGGCTGATGGTGCCGTATCTGGTGTGGCTCAGCTTCGCGACGGGGCTCAACTGGCGGATCGGTCAGCTAAACCCCGATGCAGAAACTCTTGTGCCCGGCGCGCGAACCTCCCAAGTCATCGGCTGA
- a CDS encoding TlyA family RNA methyltransferase, with product MAKARADQILVDRGLAESRTRAQALIMAGLVFVGTRKVDKPGQTIPDDAAIDVRGRDHPWVSRGGIKLAHGLDHFGWDVAGAVAIDVGSSTGGFTDVLLTRGAARVYAVDSGTNQLAWKLRQDERVLVHEQTSARILTPAHIPEPVDLIVCDASFIGIAKVLDVPLGFARSAARAMTLVKPQFEAGREDVGKGGVVRDPAVRQRACDDVAAWFETKGWQVQGISESPITGPEGNVEYLLAAVRG from the coding sequence ATGGCAAAGGCGCGTGCAGACCAGATTCTCGTCGATCGCGGCCTCGCCGAATCGCGCACGCGCGCGCAGGCGCTGATCATGGCGGGGCTGGTGTTCGTCGGCACCCGCAAGGTGGACAAGCCCGGGCAGACGATCCCCGACGATGCCGCGATCGATGTGCGCGGGCGCGATCATCCCTGGGTTTCGCGTGGCGGGATCAAGCTGGCGCATGGCCTGGACCACTTTGGCTGGGACGTGGCCGGCGCGGTGGCGATCGACGTCGGATCGTCGACTGGCGGTTTCACCGATGTGCTGCTCACGCGCGGCGCGGCGCGCGTCTATGCGGTCGACAGCGGCACCAACCAGCTTGCCTGGAAGCTGCGCCAGGACGAACGCGTGCTGGTTCACGAACAGACCAGCGCACGCATCCTGACGCCCGCGCATATTCCCGAGCCGGTCGACTTGATCGTGTGCGATGCAAGCTTCATCGGGATCGCCAAGGTGCTCGACGTGCCGCTCGGCTTCGCTCGGTCCGCTGCACGCGCGATGACGTTGGTGAAGCCGCAGTTCGAGGCGGGGCGCGAGGACGTCGGCAAGGGCGGGGTGGTGCGCGATCCCGCGGTGCGGCAGCGCGCGTGCGACGACGTCGCCGCCTGGTTCGAAACGAAGGGCTGGCAGGTGCAGGGGATCAGTGAGAGCCCGATTACCGGGCCGGAAGGCAATGTCGAATATCTGCTCGCCGCTGTCCGAGGATGA
- a CDS encoding RBBP9/YdeN family alpha/beta hydrolase codes for MGHFASNLALRPSVLTVPGLGNSGPSHWQTLWEQSRLDTRRVELGMWDTPHRNVWVTKLDQAVSQAQAPVILVGHSLGCLAIAWWASLSPQPYGWPVAGALLVAPADVDRDDTPPELATFAPAPKTPLPFPSIVVASTDDPWIAIDPAHSLAVDWGSHFVDAGAQGHLNAASGLGWWPEGQELLERVIEATGGPYGEVRTPGDARAILTRPAEARSGARA; via the coding sequence ATGGGCCATTTCGCGTCCAATCTCGCGCTTCGTCCGAGCGTGCTGACGGTTCCGGGGCTGGGCAATTCCGGCCCATCGCACTGGCAGACGCTGTGGGAGCAGAGCCGGCTCGATACGCGCCGGGTCGAGCTCGGCATGTGGGATACACCGCATCGTAACGTCTGGGTGACCAAGCTCGATCAGGCAGTGTCGCAAGCGCAGGCGCCGGTGATCCTCGTCGGCCACAGCCTCGGGTGCCTGGCCATCGCCTGGTGGGCCTCGCTGAGCCCACAGCCATATGGTTGGCCCGTGGCCGGCGCGCTGCTCGTCGCCCCGGCCGATGTCGATCGAGACGACACGCCCCCCGAACTCGCGACCTTTGCGCCTGCGCCCAAGACGCCCCTGCCCTTCCCATCGATCGTCGTGGCAAGCACCGACGATCCCTGGATTGCGATCGACCCCGCGCACAGCCTGGCGGTCGACTGGGGCAGCCATTTCGTCGACGCCGGCGCGCAGGGCCACCTGAACGCAGCAAGCGGGCTTGGCTGGTGGCCCGAGGGGCAGGAACTGCTCGAACGCGTGATCGAAGCCACCGGCGGCCCCTATGGCGAAGTGCGCACGCCGGGCGATGCGAGGGCGATCCTCACGCGGCCAGCGGAGGCGCGTTCCGGGGCACGAGCCTAA
- the dxs gene encoding 1-deoxy-D-xylulose-5-phosphate synthase yields MTDLPQTPLLDTVSTPADLRKLAPDQLRQLADELRTETISAVGSTGGHLGSGLGVVELTTAIHYVFDTPRDRLIWDVGHQCYPHKILTGRRDRIRTLRQGGGLSGFTKRSESEYDPFGAAHSSTSISAALGFAIANKLGEQPGKAIAVIGDGAMSAGMAYEAMNNAAAAGNRLVVILNDNDMSIAPPVGGLSAYLSRIVTSREFLSLRDLMKRVARRLPRPIHVAARKTDEFARGMTMGGTLFEELGFYYVGPIDGHNLDHLIPVLENVRDAEEGPILVHVVTKKGKGYAPAEAASDKYHGVQKFDVITGAQAKAPPGPPAYQNVFGDALADAADKDSRICAITAAMPGGTGIDRFAQRHPDRAFDVGIAEQHAVTFAAGLAAQGMRPFCAIYSTFLQRAYDQVVHDVAIQNLPVRFAIDRAGLVGADGATHAGSFDVTYLATLPNFVVMAPADEAELVHMTHTCVEHDSGPIALRYPRGNGTGVALPTVPERLEIGKGRIVREGKTVAILSLGTRLAEALKAADQLEAKGLSTTVADLRFAKPLDEALIKRLLASHQVAVTIEEGSIGGLGAHVLTLASDTGLIDNGLKLRTLRLPDIFQDQDKPEVQYAAAGLDADGIVATVLKALRWNDAEGSGALGARA; encoded by the coding sequence ATGACCGATCTGCCCCAGACGCCGCTGCTCGATACGGTATCGACGCCGGCCGACCTCCGGAAGCTCGCCCCCGATCAGCTCCGCCAGCTCGCCGACGAACTGCGCACGGAAACGATCAGCGCCGTCGGCTCGACCGGCGGCCATCTCGGTTCGGGGCTGGGCGTGGTCGAGCTGACGACCGCGATCCACTATGTTTTCGATACGCCGCGCGACCGGCTGATCTGGGACGTGGGACACCAATGCTATCCGCACAAGATCCTGACCGGGCGGCGCGATCGTATCCGCACGCTGCGGCAGGGCGGGGGGCTCAGCGGGTTCACCAAGCGGAGCGAAAGCGAATACGACCCGTTCGGCGCGGCGCACAGCTCGACCTCGATCTCGGCCGCGCTCGGGTTTGCGATTGCCAACAAGCTGGGTGAGCAGCCGGGCAAGGCAATTGCGGTGATCGGCGATGGCGCGATGTCGGCCGGCATGGCCTATGAGGCGATGAACAACGCCGCCGCGGCGGGCAATCGGCTGGTCGTGATCCTCAACGACAACGACATGTCGATCGCGCCGCCGGTCGGTGGCCTCTCCGCATATCTTTCGCGGATCGTGACGAGTCGCGAGTTCCTGTCGCTGCGCGATTTGATGAAGCGAGTCGCACGCCGCTTGCCGCGGCCGATCCATGTCGCCGCGCGCAAGACCGACGAATTCGCCCGCGGCATGACGATGGGTGGCACGCTGTTCGAGGAACTCGGCTTCTATTATGTCGGCCCGATCGACGGTCATAATCTCGACCATCTCATTCCCGTGCTCGAGAACGTGCGCGATGCGGAGGAAGGCCCCATCCTCGTCCACGTCGTGACGAAGAAGGGCAAGGGCTATGCGCCCGCTGAAGCCGCGTCCGACAAGTACCATGGCGTGCAGAAGTTCGACGTCATCACCGGCGCGCAGGCCAAGGCCCCGCCGGGGCCGCCGGCGTATCAGAACGTGTTCGGCGATGCGCTCGCCGACGCGGCGGACAAGGATTCGCGAATCTGCGCGATCACTGCCGCGATGCCGGGCGGGACGGGGATCGACCGCTTTGCGCAGCGCCATCCCGATCGCGCATTCGACGTCGGCATCGCCGAGCAGCATGCCGTCACCTTCGCGGCCGGCCTTGCCGCGCAGGGGATGCGGCCGTTCTGCGCGATCTATTCGACCTTCCTGCAGCGCGCGTACGACCAAGTTGTTCACGATGTGGCGATCCAAAATCTGCCGGTGCGATTTGCGATCGACCGCGCCGGGCTGGTCGGCGCGGACGGCGCTACACATGCCGGGTCGTTCGACGTGACGTATCTCGCAACGCTGCCCAATTTCGTCGTGATGGCGCCGGCCGACGAGGCCGAGCTCGTTCACATGACGCATACCTGTGTCGAGCATGATTCGGGGCCGATCGCGCTTCGCTATCCCCGCGGCAATGGAACCGGCGTGGCGCTGCCAACGGTTCCGGAGCGGCTGGAGATCGGCAAGGGTCGCATCGTGCGCGAGGGCAAGACCGTGGCGATCCTTTCGCTTGGCACACGGTTGGCCGAGGCGCTCAAGGCGGCCGATCAGCTCGAGGCGAAGGGGCTGTCGACCACGGTTGCGGACCTGCGCTTCGCCAAGCCACTCGATGAAGCGCTGATCAAGCGCTTGTTGGCGAGCCATCAGGTCGCAGTGACGATCGAGGAAGGCTCGATCGGGGGGCTTGGCGCGCACGTTCTGACGCTGGCGTCTGACACGGGGCTGATCGACAATGGCCTGAAGCTGCGGACGCTGCGCTTGCCTGACATATTCCAGGATCAGGACAAGCCCGAGGTGCAATATGCCGCCGCCGGGCTCGACGCTGATGGGATCGTCGCCACGGTGCTCAAGGCGCTGCGCTGGAACGACGCGGAGGGAAGTGGGGCGCTCGGCGCTCGCGCGTGA
- a CDS encoding Fur family transcriptional regulator, with translation MAHAHQHHEPQGADLATAAQATLERAGEQWTSMRATVFGALAGFDKPASAYDIADAVSKSEGRRVAANSVYRILDLFVGANLARKVESANAYVANAHPDCLHDCIFLVCDSCGQTTHLDDDRITVGVRSAAEAAGFSPVRPVIEVRGRCAECSVA, from the coding sequence ATGGCCCACGCGCATCAACACCACGAGCCGCAAGGCGCCGATCTTGCGACCGCAGCGCAGGCGACGCTGGAACGCGCCGGCGAGCAATGGACGAGCATGCGGGCGACTGTGTTCGGTGCGCTGGCGGGGTTCGACAAGCCGGCGAGTGCCTATGACATCGCCGACGCCGTTTCCAAGTCCGAAGGGCGGCGGGTGGCGGCGAACAGTGTGTATCGCATTCTCGACCTCTTTGTTGGCGCGAATCTGGCGCGCAAGGTGGAGAGCGCGAACGCCTATGTCGCAAATGCGCACCCGGATTGCCTGCACGACTGCATCTTCCTCGTGTGCGATTCGTGCGGCCAGACGACTCACCTCGACGACGATCGCATCACTGTTGGCGTGCGCAGCGCGGCCGAGGCGGCAGGGTTCAGCCCGGTGCGGCCAGTGATCGAAGTGCGTGGGCGTTGCGCCGAGTGCAGCGTGGCGTGA